In Xenorhabdus nematophila ATCC 19061, one DNA window encodes the following:
- the clpP gene encoding ATP-dependent Clp endopeptidase proteolytic subunit ClpP: MSYSGKQDQYAPNMSLVPMVVEQTARGERAFDIYSRLLKDRIIFLTGQVEDHMANLIVAQMLFLEAENPEKDIHLYINSPGGVITAGMSIYDTMQFIKPDVSTICMGQACSMGSFLLAAGAEGKRFCLPNSRVMIHQPLGGFQGQATDIQIHAQEILKVKARMNELMAKHTGQPLDKIEEDTERDRFLSASEAVDYGLVDSIFTQRN, translated from the coding sequence ATGTCATACAGTGGCAAGCAAGATCAATATGCACCTAACATGTCTTTGGTGCCGATGGTGGTTGAACAAACAGCGCGTGGAGAACGTGCATTTGATATTTACTCCCGCTTATTAAAAGATCGTATTATTTTTCTGACTGGCCAAGTCGAAGATCATATGGCGAACCTGATTGTCGCCCAAATGTTATTCTTGGAAGCTGAAAATCCAGAAAAAGATATTCATCTATATATCAATTCTCCGGGTGGGGTTATTACGGCGGGTATGTCTATTTATGACACGATGCAGTTTATCAAACCGGATGTGAGTACTATTTGTATGGGACAGGCCTGTTCAATGGGCTCATTCCTGTTGGCTGCTGGAGCAGAAGGCAAGCGTTTCTGCCTGCCGAATTCCAGAGTCATGATTCATCAGCCGTTAGGTGGTTTCCAGGGGCAGGCAACTGACATTCAAATCCATGCTCAGGAAATACTTAAGGTTAAAGCTCGTATGAACGAGTTGATGGCGAAACATACTGGGCAACCACTTGATAAGATTGAAGAGGACACAGAACGTGACCGTTTCTTATCAGCTTCGGAGGCCGTAGACTACGGGCTGGTTGATAGTATATTCACCCAGCGCAATTAA